Part of the Pseudoliparis swirei isolate HS2019 ecotype Mariana Trench chromosome 3, NWPU_hadal_v1, whole genome shotgun sequence genome, cacttttttcttgttttttttaaagcaaaaatatCATGCAGTCTTTAGTTCCGAAACCCCCGGGTGGgatcttgtgtttgtttgtttgtttgtttgtttgtttgtttcagcaGGAAAACGAAACGCAAAGCCTTGAAATCTTCTCACAATTATTCTTAAACATTCAAGTCATCCTATTAATACTTTGTACAGCAGAAAGGTCCTTCAGATttcacacgtgtatatataaatataatatatataaatatgcatatacatatgttcaacttgtatatgtgtatacatattttGGAACTGTATCAAAGCCAATCTAATGTGCTCTCAAAATATGGCCCATGATTCCTAGTGGGATGCACATCAATTCACATAGTACAACCAGTAGATTAGGTTGAAAAATCCAAAAGTGATTGGGAAAATGACCCGGGACCACTTGTCAATGGTGCTAACATCTGACAGGTTTGGGATTTTCAACTTGAGCTTGGAAGAGCGTCGTCGTAGCCGACAGTTGGCCCGGCTCCGCATGGCGCTCCGATCCAGCGAGCGGTGGCTGAAGCCATCGCGGGTCGCCATGGGCTTCCTGAATTGGACCCCGGAGCTGTCGAAGGACATGACCGAATTCCGAGAGTCACTGACGCTGCTTCCCACGTCCGAAGGCATCACTTCGTTGTTCATCTCCAGTGTGGTGAGGAGGATGTTTCCATAAGCATCCACCTGCGAGGAGATGGGGAGGACACTACAAGTCAGGAAGAGCTGTAATGTCGAGCAGTAGCACCAAATCCCCTAAATTATTAAACGTCTATCAAGCCCACACTCCCGTCCCCCCAGCTGTCTCAATGCAGGGATGATATGGAACGTAAATTCTTGCATGCCACACAAATAGTTAGCACAGAGTTTCTCTACACAGATATCTATTTGTTACTTTACACAAAAAGGTGACAGAAGTAATTTGAACAGCCTTAATCATCTGACTTTACTGTGAGGTCTGGCCTACAGCTGATAGGATTTCTAAATAAATGTACCCCAACTTTTCTTTGTTCCTCGAGATACAGATTTCTTCGCTTTGTAAATGACCTGACGGTGTTGCTTTGATACGGCACGGAAATGGAGTCCTTGCAATGTGAAAGAAAAATGAAGAGAACATTAAAACGGCTATAAAATCCCAGCAAATAAGCACATTTTCTCAAAATTACACAATGCATTAGACATAAAGTTAACAGTCAAAAACTTTGAATACGCATAGCATTTAGTACTTCACATACAAAAACACTGAGGAGGGGGATTCATTCACTCTGACTAATTCAGCATCCGCCATTGCCAAATGTCTGCATTTTGATAGTTTGTCCAGTTTAGTTTGAAAATACACGTTAAAACATAAGGTAGCAGAGTGAGAATGAATGAAGCCTGCAGCATAAACATAGACAACCACCTAAATAAGAAATGAGAATGTTTTACACCACTGTTGGGCTAGATGAATCGCTACCTCAATGAAAAGGTCTGTGAACGATAAAAAGCAGTCAGTGCTCGAGGTAGAAACAATGGATGATGGTTGGTGAATACATATTGGACTGTGGTGGCATCAGTATGCTTCTGGAAGATTACTTGTGGGAATACTGCATAATATGTGTCTGTGGATGAAATGGCTGTGGCTAGAAATGTTATGTGCAGAACATTGGCTGGTTTGTACTTGAGCCCTGACTGACACGGAGAGTAAAAGAGAGGTAGCAGATGAAGATGCAAACCTGTTCCCTCAGGCGCTTCTCTTCGTATCTTGTGCGCTCGTTGTTGGCTTTGTTCAGCCGCTCATTGATTTTCTTCTGTTGCGCAGGGCCCCGGCCAAAGAACACGTAATTTACAAAGGCATATTCGAGCAGGGCcaggaacacaaacacaaaacagcCCATGAGGTAGACGTCGATGGCTTTCACATACGGAATCTTTGGGAGAGTCTCCCTAAGGTGGGTGTTAATTGTTGTCATGGTAAGCACCGTTGTCACACCTGAGCACAGcagcacacacagaaacaaagaATTCACCGTCACACACAGAAGTGGTTCACACCGACATCATCTGACCTCCGTCACTGTAGCTCAGAGACGGAAGAAGTGTTCACATCATTtagaaaaagtaaaaacaaattgtGAGAATACATGCATCAAAAGTACAATCCTGCATTCTAAATGTGTAagtaaaaatgcattattatcagCGGAATGCATTTTGAATAAAAAAGGTGTCATTAGGCAACAGAACGGCATGTAAGACTATGATATCATTTGATTAGCAATATGATGCATTTAAATGTTGTAGCTGGTTAGGTGAATCTAAGTGTAACTACTTTATATCCTGTTTCAAAGAAACAAACTTTGAGTCGGGGGGCCGCGGTGTGAACCCAAAAGTTCACTGAGTCACATTACATTATGTCATAATGTAATATCAGCTTAAGTTGCGAAACAGacttattttaacccaaacggTGACCTTTCTTTCTAACCCTAAGCAAGAAAGTGTGTAAGTTAAACCCAACCGCGACCCAAACCTTCTACATCAAGATACTACGCAAAGGGTTCAATATCATTGTAGTtaagtagaagtataaagtagcagaAATTggaattactcaagtaaaaatgTAACTCCTGGGAAGTCCagttcttaaataaatgtatttagttaCATTCCACTACTGCGGTAGTTTTCTACATTAATGCATTGTTTGATGATTTAGCTAAGTGCACTATTATCTAATAAACAGAAGTTTCAAAAGTTAAATGTTCTCAATTTGGTTACAGTGTCGTCTGCTACTACATAAATAGAAGCATGAATAGAAGTTTTAGAAAATTGTTATTGCTATACATCGGTCAAATTAAGTTGCCTATAGAACCCCTCTTATTTTGTAATCTGGCCATTTTTTTCAAAGGATTTGAGTATGTGTTTATGCAAAAAATAAGTTAATGACAATGATAATATTTTTGTCAGAGatatgagagtgtgagagagctTCTTTGTCCACAcagtaatttaaatgttttaccaTCACAAAAGCAGTGAGGGGGTCAATGTGCCATTATTAGTTCTACTTTAAGGAAATGTGGATACATTAAATTGTTTATGTATGTTTCTCAGGCTTACTCATAATTATTCATCTCAGATACACAAATACTACTCATCACTCCATCCTTGGACATAAGGGCATTTCATTTGGACATCAGCGTGTCTGCTGTTAGTGTTTAACACCTCCAGTTGGCTTCAATCGAGTTGATAGCTTCGAGTGCCAGTACGAGTAAACAATGTGCACAACAACAGTGAACCTGTGTCAACCGGTTCACGCTGTTCGGTCCAGTGATAGTAGCTGGGTTTTAACACGGACAAGTTGTAAGTTTGATGATGCGGCGGCGGTGGCTGTTTCTTACCCAGGGCCACCCGAGCTGCAGAGGCATCGTAATTGATCCAGAAGGAGACCCAGGAGAGGATGGTGATCAAGATGGAGGGCATGTATGTCTGCAGGATGAAATATCCAATGCTCCTCTTAATCCGGAAACTCAGCGAAAGCCTTGGATATGAACCTGTGAGGAGAAAAGGATCGAGCGACAGTTTGGAAAAGGGCAGGGAGTCAGAGTGAAAACACATCattggaaggaaaaaaagaaggggagAAGGGagggtggggcgggggggggggcattggccTAACCTAAGAGTTCCAAAGTCTGCACTTTGACAACGCGCAGGGTCGTCATTTCTCCATTTGTTCAGATGGAGCACTTAATTTCCCCAAAGCGATGGATTCCTTCCCAGGGACGAGTTCGATTCCAATTAAACATGGCAGAAAGTCGCAAACACGGCAGATTTTTCTGCAACCCCCTATTTCAGCAGGCAGCTCCAGCATCCCTCTGAGAGTTGTCACAGAGAGCTGCTCTGCTTTTCTTTTGCACTTTCTCCGTCATCTAAACATTACCAAAAACATCATTTTAGAAGTGCACAATTGCAACGCACGCCTTTGCACTTGCAATGTGGCAACTCATTCCAGGTAAATATCAGTGCCTGTGCCGAGACATTAATTGGTCTTTCGACTGCACTTTaattcaaacaacaacaactatgcAATGCTGATGCAATTAGCACTATGTCTATCAAGGCAGGATCTCTCTGCATAAGCTATAACTGTAAATGTACAATGTTGGAGACAATCAAAATTGGACTAAATATAGTTACATTCCATTCCATGTATTCTATCTTCAGTTTTATTTCCAAAACGTCACCAAAGAGAAAAGGCTTCAGATAAGCGTGATGGTTTTAATCTAAAAGGCTATTTGCTATGGGGGAACACACAATGATTAATGACCTCATCATCTCCAGGTTCCTGTAAATCTTTTAATGAATCAATACCATAGCAAACATACTTCATCAAACCTGAGACAAGCGGCTTAGATCACCCAAGTACATCCGAAATTAATAGGGGCGACAAATGTTCACGGGTTTCATTAAACTCAAACATGAGAATTACACTTGAATTTGACTTGTGTCTTTCGGGTAAGCATTATTGGGCTTTTTACATTCTTGAACTTGTCTGAAGTCAGTGAGCCGTCTCTAAACAGTCAGTCAGAGATTCAGTTAGAGAATTGGAGGCATACTGTGTAGTTTGAATCCAGAAATTCCTGCTCAGTGGTAGAAGAGGGAATCCGATTGTTTACTTCCAGTGAAAgaaaagtttgacattttgaggaATACTCTTATTCACTTCCCTGCTGAGAGTTACATGAGGAGAGTAATCCCACGCTCTTGTCTGTGCACTGTAGACAGTTAAGGTGCgtccacaccaaaagcgaagcgatttctcgcgtcgcccaaaacgcgtgagtttactcgctccaccatttgccgtgttcaggTCATAAGCGTTGAGAccctccgcgaggggcggggcttatctccgtgtctcgtctccgtaaagaccatcatcatctccttcatccaccagaataactaaccactagttctgctttatatttgtcgtggacatcccacacactaacgccctcgtgtttgggttcatgacatcacccggaggctcacacagctcggtcactttcaccgatgaagttaatgttacgtctgaaagacttccgcttccagcgctaacgagagcggaactcaagagttgattggcccgagttgcgagattaccgcctcaaagtttaaatatttcaactcggggcgaaaattgtgccgctgcaaacgcgtcgcccacatcgcgtcgccccaaacgctgcgcccgggaaaatatcgcgtctatcgcagccacacgtgtctgtacgttgacttttcatgggattcggtcgcgcgaaaaaatactTTCGCtcttggtgtgaacgcacctttagtgtAGCTCGGTTTAGCATGAAGAGTGAGTCAATAAGCCGGGCTCTGTTGGTGAAAACAAATCGGCCAAACTAACTCGGCTCACACAGAAGTAGAAGTaaagtaaacaaaataaaaatactcatcttatatttatatatcttttaaaTCATAGTTTCTTTTTAGAATTAGTCTCCAAAAAGTCTTCACGCTTAAGTACATTTCTGTACAAAAtgttgtaaacatgtttttttcttatt contains:
- the gabrb4 gene encoding gamma-aminobutyric acid receptor subunit beta-4; translation: MLGRQEDKLCGIFSALAALSFFFCFVQSSYTGSTGMSLAKTTVDKLLKGYDIRLRPDFGGLPVIVGMSINIASIDSISEVNMDYTITMYFQQSWRDKRLAYSEMKLNLTLDNRVADQLWLPDTYFLNDKKSFLHGVTVKNRMIRLHPDGTVLYGLRITTTAACMMDLRRYPLDEQNCTLEIESYGYTTDDIVFFWQGGDKAVTGIEKLELPQFSIVDIRLVSREVMFTTGSYPRLSLSFRIKRSIGYFILQTYMPSILITILSWVSFWINYDASAARVALGVTTVLTMTTINTHLRETLPKIPYVKAIDVYLMGCFVFVFLALLEYAFVNYVFFGRGPAQQKKINERLNKANNERTRYEEKRLREQDSISVPYQSNTVRSFTKRRNLYLEEQRKVGVDAYGNILLTTLEMNNEVMPSDVGSSVSDSRNSVMSFDSSGVQFRKPMATRDGFSHRSLDRSAMRSRANCRLRRRSSKLKLKIPNLSDVSTIDKWSRVIFPITFGFFNLIYWLYYVN